The Salvia miltiorrhiza cultivar Shanhuang (shh) chromosome 1, IMPLAD_Smil_shh, whole genome shotgun sequence genome has a window encoding:
- the LOC131017083 gene encoding uncharacterized protein LOC131017083 gives MEPSISFGPEDHSGLVHPHDDALLFSADVANCTLCRIFVDSGSSVNIIYKDCLIVMALDATLKLPGNPLYGITGESILPLGSLELPMTWGKEGTSRTRILKFLVVDFPKLSYNIITGRPALNAFQAVISMYHLKMKFLLEGGRVGEVVGNQVTSKECFVKSLTAQAGSKRTQGSQGGPTEKIARAGGGSGNTAKQTEIEEIGRSLEK, from the coding sequence ATGGAGCCGAGTATTTCTTTCGGGCCGGAGGATCACTCCGGGCTGGTCCACCCGCACGATGATGCCTTACTTTTCTCTGCTGATGTGGCGAATTGCACTTTGTGCCGCATATTTGTAGATTCGGGAAGTTCCGTGAACATAATCTATAAAGATTGTTTGATAGTCATGGCCCTAGACGCCACCCTGAAATTGCCAGGCAACCCATTATATGGTATTACTGGAGAATCTATTTTACCACTGGGATCTCTGGAGCTGCCAATGACATGGGGAAAGGAAGGGACTTCGCGAACTCGTATTCTTAAGTTTTTGGTGGTGGACTTTCCGAAACTAAGTTATAATATCATCACTGGGAGGCCAGCGCTGAATGCCTTTCAGGCCGTGATTTCCATGTACCATCTGAAGATGAAGTTCCTGCTCGAAGGCGGTCGGGTCGGAGAAGTGGTTGGGAATCAGGTTACCTCAAAGGAGTGCTTTGTCAAGAGTCTAACGGCCCAGGCTGGATCTAAGAGAACACAGGGTTCGCAAGGAGGGCCAACGGAGAAGATTGCCAGAGCTGGAGGTGGCTCTGGGAATACGGCAAAGCAGACTGAGATCGAAGAGATCGGGAGGTCTCTTGAGAAATAA